From Saccharothrix espanaensis DSM 44229, the proteins below share one genomic window:
- a CDS encoding helix-turn-helix domain-containing protein: MESNARARTLGAELRDLRKAKRLSMVRLGDQVGIDKSTLSRVERGERPATETETASILGALGVVGAKRRELLTLAREAAKSNWLATGPGVPPQQLKALMEYERVATFMMEVNPLLVPGLLQTPDYALTIMTEGGLSNAEAHERVGLRLDRQRVITRDADPVPYLSIMDEFVLRRPVGGRAVMAGQLRHLAAMARRDNVTVRVVPKERGYHPGLYGSFVLLESARTAPVVHLEHLRSNLFLYKWEDVRGYIDLKSTLLAATAGVEESMDLIEQCAEDMEGRRSGHLAEVEP; this comes from the coding sequence ATGGAGAGCAACGCACGGGCTCGGACGCTGGGCGCGGAGCTGAGGGACCTGCGCAAGGCGAAGCGGTTGAGCATGGTCCGGCTCGGCGACCAGGTGGGTATCGACAAGAGCACTCTCAGCCGGGTGGAGCGCGGGGAGCGCCCGGCCACCGAGACCGAGACGGCCTCGATCCTCGGCGCACTGGGTGTCGTCGGGGCGAAGCGTCGTGAACTGCTCACCCTGGCGCGCGAAGCGGCGAAGTCGAACTGGCTGGCCACGGGCCCCGGCGTGCCGCCGCAGCAGTTGAAGGCGCTGATGGAGTACGAGCGGGTCGCCACCTTCATGATGGAGGTCAACCCGCTGCTGGTGCCCGGCCTGCTCCAGACCCCCGACTACGCGCTGACGATCATGACCGAGGGCGGGCTGTCCAACGCCGAGGCGCACGAGCGGGTCGGGTTGCGGCTCGATCGCCAGCGGGTGATCACGCGCGATGCCGACCCGGTGCCCTACCTGTCGATCATGGACGAGTTCGTGCTGCGCCGACCGGTCGGTGGGCGGGCGGTCATGGCGGGTCAGCTGCGCCACTTGGCCGCCATGGCCCGACGGGACAACGTGACCGTGCGCGTGGTGCCGAAGGAGCGCGGCTACCACCCCGGGCTCTACGGGTCCTTCGTCCTGCTGGAGTCGGCGAGGACCGCGCCGGTGGTCCATCTGGAACACCTGAGATCCAACCTCTTCCTCTACAAGTGGGAGGACGTCCGGGGTTACATTGACCTCAAGTCGACCTTGCTCGCGGCCACCGCCGGCGTCGAGGAGTCGATGGATCTCATCGAGCAGTGCGCCGAGGACATGGAAGGCCGTCGAAGTGGGCACCTGGCGGAAGTCGAGCCGTAG
- a CDS encoding DUF397 domain-containing protein, whose protein sequence is MGVMAVRDSKNPGGPVLRFPMVSGGSFLDRLKKA, encoded by the coding sequence GTGGGCGTGATGGCGGTGCGGGACTCCAAGAACCCCGGGGGGCCGGTGCTTCGGTTCCCGATGGTTTCCGGCGGGAGTTTCCTCGACCGGCTCAAGAAAGCTTGA
- a CDS encoding S41 family peptidase, with protein MTDAYLRYPHLHGDLVTFVAEDDVWLAPLAGGRAWRVSADRAPASTPRFDRSGTLLAWASRRDGAPEVHVAPVAGGEATRLTHWGNATTGVRDWTPDGEVVAVTAAGEATRVRRWAHAVPTDGGPPRRLPYGWVGDVAHGPAHEVVVTSMYGKDPAYWKHYRGGSAGRLWVDATGDREFTRILPELTSSLHSPMWIGAAADGGRIAFLSDHDGVGSVYSCLPDGSDLRRHTEQEFFARAATTDGSRIVYQHAGDLWVLDSLEAEPRRLDVVLGGPRTATRPRPVSSRPDDFHPDRTGRASVVEVRGTVHWVTHRDGPARSLAETPGVRARLPRVVGDGVVWVTDAEGEEGLEFAPAGGVEAGNAPRRVAVGKLGRVLELAVAPDGRRLAAATHDGRLLLVEVESGEVREVLREANPHVSDLAFSPDSNWLAWSHPGPGPLRHIRMTNTTDLSLVDVTPLRFADYSPTFSEDGRYLAFLSLRTFDPVYDAHVFDLSFPTGCRPFLLPLAATTPSPFDPLRLGRSVGDDDKDKEKDKDDENPITVVDLDGLADRVVPVPVAAAGYSGLTAAKGGLLWLRSPLRGVLGDNLATPSARPPRAVLERFDLAKVRVEVLVDGVDAYEVTGDGQRIVLQDGGDLRVVPADRKVDAEDSDSVDVDLSRIRVVVDRAAEWRQAYGEAGRLMRDLFWRADMGGVDWPGVLDRYRPLVDRLGAYSDLVDLLWEVQGELGTSHAYVVPAGGHSGHSVGLLGADLARDESGAWRVERVIPGETSDPDARSPLAAPGVAVRAGDAIVAVDGRPVDPVRGPGPLLVGTAGKPVELTVRPGGGGEPRRVVVVPLEDDEPLRYHAWVADRRARTHELSDGRVGYLHVPDMMGNGWAQLHRDLRVELAREAVVLDVRENGGGHTSQLVVEKLARKIIGWQVARGFSTYESYPQDAPRGPVVAIADEFAGSDGDIVNVAIKEMGIGPVVGTRTWGGVIGIDFQFDLVDGTVVTQPRYALWFAQHGWGVENHGVDPDVEVVMTPQDRVAGRDPQLETAVRMALESLAERTAFTPPLIPPLR; from the coding sequence GTGACCGACGCCTACCTCCGCTACCCCCACCTGCACGGCGACCTGGTGACCTTCGTGGCCGAGGACGACGTGTGGCTGGCTCCGCTCGCCGGCGGCCGGGCCTGGCGGGTGTCCGCCGACCGCGCTCCCGCGTCCACGCCGCGCTTCGACCGGTCCGGCACGCTGCTGGCCTGGGCCAGCCGGCGTGACGGCGCGCCCGAAGTGCACGTCGCCCCCGTCGCCGGCGGCGAGGCGACCCGCTTGACCCACTGGGGCAACGCGACCACCGGCGTCCGGGACTGGACGCCCGACGGCGAGGTCGTGGCCGTCACCGCCGCGGGGGAGGCGACCCGCGTCCGGCGCTGGGCGCACGCCGTCCCCACCGACGGCGGTCCGCCGCGCCGGCTGCCCTACGGCTGGGTCGGCGACGTCGCGCACGGCCCGGCGCACGAGGTCGTCGTCACCTCGATGTACGGCAAGGACCCCGCCTACTGGAAGCACTACCGGGGCGGCTCGGCCGGGCGGCTCTGGGTCGACGCGACCGGTGACCGCGAGTTCACCCGGATCCTGCCCGAGCTGACCTCCTCGCTGCACTCGCCGATGTGGATCGGCGCCGCCGCCGACGGGGGTCGGATCGCGTTCCTGTCCGACCACGACGGCGTGGGGAGCGTCTACTCCTGCCTGCCCGACGGCTCCGACCTGCGCCGGCACACCGAGCAGGAGTTCTTCGCCCGCGCCGCCACCACCGACGGCTCGCGGATCGTCTACCAGCACGCCGGCGACCTCTGGGTGCTCGACTCGCTGGAGGCCGAGCCGCGCAGGCTCGACGTCGTGCTGGGCGGCCCGCGCACGGCGACCCGGCCCCGGCCGGTCTCCTCCCGCCCGGACGACTTCCACCCCGACCGGACCGGGCGGGCCAGCGTGGTCGAGGTGCGCGGCACCGTGCACTGGGTGACCCACCGGGACGGGCCCGCCCGGTCCCTCGCCGAGACGCCCGGCGTGCGGGCCCGGCTGCCGCGCGTGGTGGGCGACGGCGTGGTCTGGGTGACCGACGCCGAGGGCGAGGAGGGCCTGGAGTTCGCGCCCGCCGGCGGGGTGGAGGCGGGCAACGCGCCGCGCCGGGTCGCGGTCGGCAAGCTCGGCCGGGTGCTCGAACTGGCCGTCGCGCCGGACGGCCGGCGGCTGGCCGCGGCCACCCACGACGGCCGGCTGCTGCTGGTCGAGGTGGAGTCCGGCGAGGTGCGCGAGGTGCTCCGGGAGGCCAACCCGCACGTCTCGGACCTGGCGTTCTCGCCCGACTCGAACTGGCTCGCGTGGTCGCACCCGGGTCCGGGTCCGCTGCGGCACATCAGGATGACCAACACCACCGACCTGTCGCTGGTGGACGTGACGCCGCTGCGCTTCGCCGACTACTCGCCGACGTTCAGCGAGGACGGCCGCTACCTGGCGTTCCTGTCGCTGCGCACGTTCGACCCGGTGTACGACGCGCACGTGTTCGACCTGTCGTTCCCGACCGGCTGCCGGCCGTTCCTGCTGCCGCTCGCGGCGACCACGCCGTCCCCGTTCGACCCGCTGCGGCTGGGCCGCTCGGTGGGCGACGACGACAAGGACAAGGAGAAGGACAAGGACGACGAGAACCCGATCACCGTCGTCGACCTCGACGGCCTGGCCGACCGGGTGGTGCCGGTTCCGGTGGCGGCCGCGGGCTACTCGGGGCTGACCGCCGCGAAGGGCGGGCTGCTGTGGCTGCGCAGCCCGTTGCGCGGGGTGCTCGGCGACAACCTGGCGACCCCGTCGGCACGGCCGCCGCGCGCGGTGCTGGAGCGCTTCGACCTCGCCAAGGTCCGGGTGGAGGTGCTGGTCGACGGGGTCGACGCCTACGAGGTGACCGGCGACGGCCAGCGGATCGTCCTGCAGGACGGCGGTGACCTGCGGGTCGTGCCCGCCGATCGGAAGGTCGACGCCGAGGACTCGGACTCGGTCGACGTGGACCTCTCGCGGATCCGGGTCGTGGTGGACCGGGCCGCCGAGTGGCGGCAGGCCTACGGCGAGGCGGGCCGGCTGATGCGGGACCTGTTCTGGCGCGCGGACATGGGCGGCGTGGACTGGCCGGGCGTGCTGGACCGCTACCGGCCGCTGGTCGACCGGCTGGGCGCGTACTCCGACCTGGTCGACCTGCTGTGGGAGGTGCAGGGCGAACTCGGCACGTCGCACGCCTACGTCGTGCCCGCCGGCGGCCACTCCGGCCACTCGGTGGGTCTGCTCGGCGCCGACCTGGCCCGTGACGAGTCGGGCGCGTGGCGGGTGGAGCGGGTGATCCCGGGCGAGACCTCCGACCCGGACGCGCGTTCGCCGCTGGCCGCGCCCGGTGTGGCGGTCCGCGCGGGCGACGCGATCGTGGCCGTGGACGGCCGCCCGGTCGACCCGGTGCGGGGCCCCGGGCCGCTGCTGGTGGGCACGGCGGGCAAGCCGGTGGAGCTGACCGTGCGCCCCGGTGGCGGCGGCGAGCCCCGCCGGGTCGTGGTGGTCCCGCTGGAGGACGACGAGCCGTTGCGCTACCACGCGTGGGTCGCCGACCGCCGGGCCCGGACGCACGAGCTGTCCGACGGGCGGGTGGGCTACCTGCACGTGCCGGACATGATGGGCAACGGGTGGGCGCAGCTGCACCGCGACCTGCGGGTGGAGCTGGCGCGCGAGGCCGTGGTGCTCGACGTCCGGGAGAACGGCGGCGGGCACACCTCGCAGCTCGTGGTCGAGAAGCTGGCCCGCAAGATCATCGGCTGGCAGGTGGCGCGCGGGTTCTCGACCTACGAGAGCTACCCGCAGGACGCGCCGCGCGGTCCGGTGGTGGCGATCGCCGACGAGTTCGCCGGGTCCGACGGCGACATCGTGAACGTGGCGATCAAGGAGATGGGCATCGGGCCGGTGGTCGGCACCCGCACGTGGGGTGGCGTGATCGGCATCGACTTCCAGTTCGACCTGGTCGACGGGACGGTGGTCACCCAGCCCCGGTACGCGCTGTGGTTCGCCCAGCACGGCTGGGGCGTGGAGAACCACGGCGTGGACCCGGACGTCGAGGTGGTGATGACGCCGCAGGACCGCGTGGCGGGCCGTGACCCGCAGTTGGAGACCGCCGTGCGGATGGCGTTGGAGTCCCTGGCGGAGCGCACGGCGTTCACCCCGCCGCTGATTCCGCCGCTGCGCTGA
- a CDS encoding DJ-1/PfpI family protein, with protein sequence MTTYGLLIFDNAEELDFVGPWEVFTASSSLRDNADTAVLLAENAGPVRCAKGMRVLPDHPLDDHPPLDVLLVPGGIGARQTEPHNPVVTEWIAKTSARAAWTVAVCTGTFLLHAAGPARGRRVTTHRSFVDELAALGGTTVVPDARYVVDGDLVTSQGVSAGIDSALWLVGRLHGRDHARAVRRAIQYDPAPPYLADEPLPA encoded by the coding sequence ATGACCACCTACGGCCTGCTGATCTTCGACAACGCCGAAGAACTCGACTTCGTCGGACCGTGGGAGGTGTTCACCGCCTCGTCCTCGTTGCGCGACAACGCCGACACGGCGGTCCTGCTGGCCGAGAACGCCGGCCCGGTCCGCTGCGCCAAGGGCATGCGGGTGCTGCCGGACCACCCGCTGGACGACCACCCGCCGCTGGACGTCCTGCTGGTCCCCGGCGGGATCGGCGCCCGGCAGACCGAGCCGCACAACCCGGTCGTCACCGAGTGGATCGCGAAGACCTCGGCCCGCGCCGCGTGGACCGTCGCCGTGTGCACCGGGACGTTCCTGCTGCACGCCGCCGGCCCGGCCCGCGGCCGGCGGGTGACCACGCACCGGAGCTTCGTGGACGAGCTGGCGGCGCTCGGCGGGACGACCGTCGTCCCCGACGCCCGGTACGTGGTGGACGGCGACCTGGTCACCAGTCAGGGCGTGTCCGCCGGGATCGACAGCGCGCTGTGGCTGGTCGGCCGGCTGCACGGCCGCGACCACGCCCGCGCCGTGCGCCGGGCGATCCAGTACGACCCGGCCCCGCCCTACCTCGCCGACGAGCCCCTGCCGGCGTAA
- a CDS encoding GlxA family transcriptional regulator yields the protein MQRRRVGFVIFEGFQSLDLVGPYEVFQQADRQAHGYDVVVLATRAGPVQSRSGLSVHASHGVADVPPHEVDTIVVAGGRGVDQAIGDTALTGWLTAAAAHARRVASVCSGAFLLAEIGLLDGRRATTHWGRARELAQRYPAVRVDADPIFIRDGRVWTSAGVTAGMDLALALVEDDHGRDVAHEVARQLVLFLRRPGNQAQFSVALSAKPPATDPVRAAVAAIHANPGARHALDDLARHARLSPRHLQRRFTAELGTPPATYVERVHLEAAQRALAESGDPLDAVAHRCGFGTAETMRRAFHRNLGIAPSDYRERFRSSVIEEDS from the coding sequence GTGCAACGACGACGCGTCGGGTTCGTGATCTTCGAGGGCTTCCAGTCGCTCGACCTGGTCGGCCCGTACGAGGTCTTCCAGCAGGCGGACCGGCAGGCCCACGGCTACGACGTGGTCGTGCTCGCCACCCGGGCCGGTCCCGTCCAGTCGCGCAGCGGCTTGTCGGTGCACGCCTCGCACGGCGTCGCCGACGTGCCGCCGCACGAGGTCGACACGATCGTCGTGGCCGGCGGGCGGGGCGTCGACCAGGCGATCGGCGACACCGCGCTGACCGGGTGGCTCACCGCCGCCGCGGCGCACGCCCGGCGCGTCGCGTCGGTGTGCAGCGGCGCGTTCCTGCTGGCCGAGATCGGTCTGCTGGACGGCCGCCGCGCCACCACGCACTGGGGCCGCGCGCGGGAGCTGGCCCAGCGGTACCCGGCGGTGCGGGTCGACGCGGACCCGATCTTCATCCGGGACGGCCGGGTGTGGACGTCGGCGGGCGTCACCGCCGGCATGGACCTCGCGCTGGCGCTGGTCGAGGACGACCACGGTCGCGACGTCGCGCACGAGGTGGCCCGCCAACTGGTGCTGTTCCTGCGCCGGCCGGGCAACCAGGCCCAGTTCAGCGTCGCCCTGAGCGCGAAGCCGCCCGCCACCGACCCGGTGCGCGCGGCGGTGGCCGCGATCCACGCGAACCCAGGTGCCCGGCACGCGCTGGACGACCTGGCCCGGCACGCCCGGCTGAGCCCCCGCCACCTGCAACGCCGGTTCACCGCCGAACTCGGCACCCCGCCCGCGACCTACGTGGAGCGGGTGCACCTGGAGGCCGCGCAGCGCGCGCTCGCGGAGAGCGGCGACCCGCTCGACGCGGTCGCTCACCGCTGCGGTTTCGGCACCGCCGAGACCATGCGCCGGGCGTTCCACCGCAACCTGGGCATCGCGCCCTCGGACTACCGCGAGCGGTTCCGCTCGTCCGTCATCGAGGAGGACTCATGA
- a CDS encoding lytic transglycosylase domain-containing protein: MVVPPPEKTTPPPPHRGRVGNLVGRLALVALLLAVVAGGAWGLSVFNRREVQATDPPFPVPFQEVEPGSAAPDSAGQVPPQASVTGETAAAEPLTAWAVGLSAKIDVPARALRAYAIADLIMRSDQPSCRISWATLAGIGRIESHHGTIGGLKLGEDGRPSKPIIGIPLDGSPGVKAIQDSDGGVLDQDTTWDRAVGPMQFIPTTWARYAVRANGDGNPPDPQNIDDAALAAARYLCSDGRDLATGDGWWTAVMAYNNSVEYGQNVYSGADAYARASQG; the protein is encoded by the coding sequence GTGGTCGTCCCGCCGCCAGAGAAAACGACACCGCCCCCGCCACACCGGGGGCGCGTCGGCAACCTCGTCGGTCGCCTCGCCCTGGTCGCGCTCCTGCTCGCCGTCGTGGCCGGCGGGGCGTGGGGGCTCAGCGTCTTCAACCGCCGCGAGGTGCAGGCGACGGACCCGCCGTTCCCGGTCCCGTTCCAGGAGGTCGAGCCCGGCTCCGCGGCGCCCGACTCGGCCGGCCAGGTGCCGCCGCAGGCGTCCGTGACCGGGGAGACCGCCGCCGCCGAGCCGCTCACCGCGTGGGCGGTGGGGCTGTCGGCCAAGATCGACGTGCCGGCGCGGGCGTTGCGCGCCTACGCCATCGCGGACCTGATCATGCGCTCCGACCAGCCCTCGTGCCGCATCTCGTGGGCGACGCTGGCGGGCATCGGCCGCATCGAGTCGCACCACGGCACGATCGGCGGGCTCAAGCTCGGCGAGGACGGCCGACCGTCCAAGCCGATCATCGGCATCCCGCTGGACGGCAGTCCGGGCGTGAAGGCGATCCAGGACAGCGACGGCGGCGTGCTCGACCAGGACACGACCTGGGACCGCGCGGTCGGCCCGATGCAGTTCATCCCGACGACCTGGGCCCGGTACGCGGTCCGCGCAAACGGCGACGGCAACCCGCCCGACCCGCAGAACATCGACGACGCGGCGCTCGCGGCGGCCCGCTACCTCTGCTCGGACGGCCGCGACCTGGCCACCGGCGACGGCTGGTGGACGGCGGTCATGGCGTACAACAACTCGGTGGAGTACGGCCAGAACGTCTACAGCGGCGCGGACGCCTACGCCCGCGCCAGCCAGGGCTGA
- a CDS encoding tetratricopeptide repeat protein, translating into MTDSTFEAFRRAEALLAERRPLEALRELRVVLEAEPDQPNVHLLAGRAYLGSAQLNRAEEAFRKVVEMDPSDYYARFALGRTLQRQSRLPEALAQLRMAAAMNPTPEYQEALGEVSARLAVERDRPGREG; encoded by the coding sequence ATGACCGACAGCACCTTCGAGGCGTTCCGCCGAGCCGAGGCGCTGCTCGCGGAACGCCGTCCGCTGGAGGCGCTGCGCGAGCTCCGAGTCGTGCTCGAAGCCGAGCCGGACCAGCCGAACGTCCACCTGCTGGCGGGCCGCGCCTACCTGGGTTCGGCGCAGCTCAACCGCGCCGAGGAGGCGTTCCGCAAGGTCGTGGAGATGGACCCGAGCGACTACTACGCCCGCTTCGCGCTGGGCCGCACGCTCCAGCGGCAGAGCCGGCTGCCCGAGGCGCTGGCCCAGTTGCGGATGGCGGCGGCGATGAACCCGACGCCGGAGTACCAGGAGGCGCTGGGCGAGGTGAGCGCCCGGCTGGCCGTCGAGCGCGACCGACCGGGCCGCGAGGGCTAG
- a CDS encoding alpha/beta fold hydrolase, with translation MVHVERGGDGPLLVLLHGLGATGEVWRGVADLWPGSWLAVDLPGHGRSAALDRYSFGSFAAAVANVVPAGPVAVLGHSLGGVVALTLASGWFGVDVRAVAGVGVKLRWSEDDLARAAALAGKPARLYPSSEEAAAWAAKLAGVPLAHGVVQTQAGWRAALDPAAFGVGAPDVAGLLATAKAPVLLAAGADDPLCPPADLLDAQPGGMVLAGVGHNAHVEQPESIKPVLDRLISGW, from the coding sequence GTGGTTCACGTGGAGCGCGGCGGCGACGGGCCGCTCCTGGTCCTGCTGCACGGCCTGGGCGCGACCGGCGAGGTGTGGCGGGGCGTGGCGGACCTGTGGCCCGGGTCGTGGCTGGCGGTCGACCTGCCGGGGCACGGTCGGTCGGCCGCGCTGGACCGGTACTCCTTCGGCTCGTTCGCGGCGGCCGTGGCGAACGTCGTCCCGGCGGGCCCGGTCGCGGTGCTCGGCCACTCGCTGGGCGGCGTGGTCGCGTTGACGCTGGCCAGCGGCTGGTTCGGGGTGGATGTCCGGGCGGTCGCGGGCGTGGGGGTGAAGCTGCGCTGGTCGGAGGACGACCTGGCGCGCGCCGCCGCGCTCGCCGGCAAGCCCGCGCGGCTCTACCCGTCGTCGGAGGAGGCCGCGGCGTGGGCCGCGAAGCTGGCCGGCGTGCCGTTGGCGCACGGCGTGGTGCAGACCCAGGCGGGCTGGCGGGCGGCGCTCGACCCGGCCGCGTTCGGGGTGGGCGCGCCGGACGTCGCCGGGCTGCTGGCCACCGCGAAGGCCCCCGTGCTGCTGGCCGCCGGTGCGGACGACCCGCTGTGCCCGCCGGCGGACCTGCTCGACGCGCAGCCGGGTGGAATGGTGCTGGCCGGGGTCGGGCACAACGCCCATGTGGAGCAACCCGAGTCGATCAAGCCGGTGCTGGACCGGTTGATCTCCGGGTGGTGA
- a CDS encoding cytochrome P450 gives MHFRRTATTDTELAGVPITRGDKVVVWFTAANRDPHVFPDPDRFDVTRDQVEHLSFGHGPHFCLGAHLARVQLRALFTAVLDLPGRLTPTGPPTRLRSNFQNGVKSLPVRHQLGSSPIQRWSD, from the coding sequence ATGCACTTCCGGCGCACCGCCACCACCGACACCGAACTCGCCGGCGTCCCGATCACCCGAGGCGACAAGGTCGTCGTCTGGTTCACCGCCGCCAACCGCGACCCCCACGTCTTCCCCGACCCGGACCGCTTCGACGTCACCCGCGACCAGGTCGAGCACCTCTCGTTCGGCCACGGCCCGCACTTCTGCCTGGGCGCCCACCTGGCCCGCGTCCAACTGCGCGCCCTGTTCACCGCCGTCCTCGACCTCCCCGGCCGGCTCACCCCGACCGGCCCCCCGACCCGCCTTCGCTCGAACTTCCAGAACGGGGTCAAGAGCCTCCCGGTCCGGCACCAACTAGGCTCGTCACCGATACAGAGATGGTCTGACTAG
- the eno gene encoding phosphopyruvate hydratase, whose amino-acid sequence MAVIEQVGAREILDSRGNPTVEVEVALDDGTLERAAVPSGASTGEHEAVELRDGDAKRYLGKGVERAVTAVLDEIGPELVGIEAVEQRVVDQKLVDLDGTPDKSRLGANAILGVSLAVAKAAAASSGLELFRYVGGPNAHVLPVPMLNILNGGAHADTEVDIQEFMIAPIGAETFREALRWGAEVYHSLKSVLKSKGLSTGLGDEGGFAPALSSNRDALDLILEAIEKAGYQPGRQIALALDVAATEFHSDGAYTFEKQKRSAEQMTGYYAELVRDYPLVSIEDPLSEDDWDGWVRLTAELGEKVQIVGDDLFVTNPERLEEGISRRAANALLVKVNQIGTLSETLDAVALATSYGYKSMMSHRSGETEDTTIADLAVATGAGQIKTGAPARGERTAKYNQLLRIEEALGDAARYAGDLAFPRYTPES is encoded by the coding sequence GTGGCGGTCATCGAGCAGGTCGGCGCCCGCGAGATCCTGGACTCGCGAGGCAACCCCACCGTCGAGGTAGAGGTGGCGTTGGACGACGGCACGCTGGAGCGCGCCGCCGTGCCGTCGGGCGCGTCCACGGGTGAGCACGAGGCGGTCGAGCTCCGCGACGGCGACGCCAAGCGCTACCTGGGCAAGGGTGTCGAGCGGGCGGTCACCGCCGTGCTCGACGAGATCGGTCCCGAGCTGGTCGGCATCGAGGCCGTCGAGCAGCGGGTGGTGGACCAGAAGCTGGTCGACCTGGACGGCACGCCGGACAAGTCCCGCCTGGGCGCGAACGCCATCCTCGGCGTGTCGCTGGCCGTGGCGAAGGCGGCGGCGGCGTCCTCCGGGCTGGAGCTGTTCCGGTACGTCGGCGGGCCGAACGCGCACGTGCTGCCGGTGCCGATGCTCAACATCCTCAACGGCGGCGCGCACGCCGACACCGAGGTGGACATCCAGGAGTTCATGATCGCGCCGATCGGCGCGGAGACCTTCCGCGAGGCCCTGCGCTGGGGCGCGGAGGTCTACCACTCGCTCAAGTCGGTGCTCAAGTCCAAGGGGCTGAGCACCGGGCTGGGCGACGAGGGCGGGTTCGCGCCCGCGCTGTCCAGCAACCGCGACGCGCTGGACCTGATCCTGGAGGCGATCGAGAAGGCCGGCTACCAGCCGGGCCGGCAGATCGCGCTGGCGCTGGACGTGGCCGCCACCGAGTTCCACAGCGACGGCGCGTACACGTTCGAGAAGCAGAAGCGCAGCGCCGAGCAGATGACCGGCTACTACGCCGAGCTGGTCCGGGACTACCCGCTGGTGTCCATCGAGGACCCGCTGTCCGAGGACGACTGGGACGGCTGGGTGCGGCTCACCGCCGAGCTGGGCGAGAAGGTCCAGATCGTCGGCGACGACCTGTTCGTCACCAACCCGGAGCGGCTGGAGGAGGGCATCTCCCGCCGGGCGGCCAACGCGCTGCTGGTGAAGGTCAACCAGATCGGCACGCTGTCCGAGACGCTCGACGCGGTCGCGCTCGCCACCTCGTACGGCTACAAGTCGATGATGTCGCACCGGTCCGGCGAGACCGAGGACACCACCATCGCCGACCTGGCGGTGGCGACCGGCGCGGGCCAGATCAAGACCGGTGCGCCCGCGCGCGGCGAGCGCACCGCGAAGTACAACCAGCTCCTGCGGATCGAGGAGGCGCTGGGCGACGCGGCGCGCTACGCGGGCGACCTGGCCTTCCCGCGGTACACGCCGGAAAGCTGA
- a CDS encoding FtsB family cell division protein — protein MADRERGSRRGAKAASGARPDRSRSTRSTRSESDRATGSGARAASTSGGGKVRFGLGESRRGARSARSARLAEQARATQAARAARAARPQSRARSREGTGGAFGMTGTRRAALLAMVVCALALSIAVPLRTYLAQREELRGVTASQETLRAEVGQLEQRKKELADPAHLEAEARRRLHYVRPGETPYVVQLPGDAQRKPEDERPAAAPAADKAWYEQLWDSVAAR, from the coding sequence ATGGCGGATCGGGAACGGGGCTCCCGGCGCGGCGCGAAGGCCGCGTCGGGAGCCCGCCCTGACCGCTCGCGGTCGACCAGGTCCACCCGGTCCGAGTCGGACCGGGCGACCGGGTCGGGCGCGCGCGCGGCGAGCACGAGCGGCGGCGGCAAGGTCCGGTTCGGCCTGGGCGAGTCGCGGCGCGGCGCGCGGTCGGCCCGGTCGGCGCGGCTGGCCGAGCAGGCGCGGGCCACCCAGGCGGCACGGGCGGCGCGGGCCGCGCGGCCCCAGTCGCGGGCGCGGTCCCGGGAGGGCACCGGCGGCGCGTTCGGCATGACCGGCACCCGGCGGGCCGCCCTGCTGGCGATGGTGGTGTGCGCGCTGGCGCTGAGCATCGCCGTGCCGCTGCGGACCTACCTGGCCCAGCGCGAGGAGCTGCGCGGCGTCACCGCCTCGCAGGAGACGCTGCGCGCCGAGGTCGGCCAGTTGGAGCAGCGCAAGAAGGAGCTCGCGGACCCCGCGCACCTGGAGGCGGAGGCGCGCCGGCGGCTGCACTACGTGCGGCCCGGCGAGACGCCTTACGTGGTGCAGCTCCCGGGTGACGCGCAGCGCAAACCCGAAGACGAGCGACCGGCCGCCGCGCCGGCCGCGGACAAGGCCTGGTACGAGCAGTTGTGGGATTCGGTGGCGGCGCGATGA
- a CDS encoding DUF501 domain-containing protein produces MTVSDEDLAIVAEQLGRAPRGVRAVAARCPSGHPAVVRTSPRLEDGTPFPTLYYLTCSRLNSYVSRLEGAGLMKEMTDRLATDEQLAERYRFAHESYLAERDAIEPLGTTVTAGGMPDRVKCLHVHVAHSLAAGPGVNPFGDEALEQLAQWWPSGECASKVKN; encoded by the coding sequence ATGACGGTCAGCGACGAGGATCTGGCGATCGTCGCCGAGCAGCTCGGACGCGCCCCGCGCGGCGTGCGGGCGGTGGCGGCACGCTGCCCGAGCGGGCACCCGGCGGTCGTGCGGACCAGCCCTCGGCTGGAGGACGGCACGCCGTTCCCGACCCTGTACTACCTGACCTGTTCGCGCCTGAACTCGTACGTCAGCCGGCTGGAAGGTGCCGGTCTGATGAAGGAGATGACCGATCGACTGGCGACGGATGAACAGTTGGCGGAACGCTACCGCTTCGCCCACGAGTCGTACTTGGCTGAGCGGGACGCGATCGAACCGCTGGGCACGACCGTCACCGCGGGCGGCATGCCGGACCGGGTGAAGTGCCTGCACGTCCACGTCGCCCACTCGCTGGCCGCCGGGCCGGGGGTGAACCCGTTCGGGGACGAGGCCCTGGAGCAGTTGGCGCAGTGGTGGCCCAGCGGCGAATGCGCGTCAAAGGTGAAAAACTGA